The window GTAGGGTTTGTTGACCCAGTAGCGTTCGACCTCGCGGAAGTGGCCCTTCTTTTCCTGCGGGACGGCCTTTTCGAGGTCGTAGCGATTGACGACGGTCGTGACGCCGTTCTCGTCGCTGAAAAACGCGTCCTCGTCGAGTTCGGGATTGACGCGGACGGTCCGCTCGTTGGCGACTTCGGTCAGCTGGGTCGCGCCGAAGCCGGCCCCGCCGAACACCGAATCGAGTTCCTCGGGGTCGTAGCCGAGATACTCCTCGGGGTCGAACTCCTCGCCTTCCGGCGGGTTTCCGTCCTCGTCGTAGTAGTATTCCGCCTTGAAGTCCTCCCAGTCGTATTCACCGACGGCCGCCGGCGGGTCCTCCGGTTCCGCCTCGGCGTCCACGTCGGAGTTCGTTTCTGCGTCGGCGTCGGGCGCTGGCCCTCCAACAGCACCCTCACCGTCCGCATCATCGATAGCCATTAGCAAACGATTGAACACATCAGCGAAAAAGGTTTGCGGCCCTATCGATACGTGATTCGCACGGGCGAGCGCCCGAGCCCCGAAATTCGAGGCGAATAGCGAATACGGGGAATCGCCGGGATTCTACCCGCTAAGGGGGAAGAGGCGTGTCAATCGATAAACCGTTCGAGGCGGTTCATCGCTTCCTTCAGTTCCGAGAGGCCCGTCGCATACGAGGCGCGCAGATGGCCCTCGGCGCCGGCGCCGAAAGCGGTGCCGGGCACCATCGCCACCTGCTCGGCTTCCAGCAGGTCCTCGGCGAACTGTTCGGCGTCGTCGCCGGGACACTCCGGGAAGACGTAGAAGGCGCCGGTCGCTTCGAAGCAGTCGATGCCCATCTCCTCGAACCGCGAGAGGACGAAGTTCCGTCGGCGGTCGTACTGGGCGCGCATCTCTTCGACTTCCTCGCGGCAGTTCTGGAGGGCCTCGATGGCCGCGTACTGGGCAGTCGTCGGCGCCGACAGCATCGTGTACTGGTGGACCCGGTTCATCGCCGTGATGACCTCGCTGGGGCCCATCGCGTAGCCGAGACGCAGGCCCGTCATCGCGTAGGCCTTCGAGAAGCCGTTGAAGACGACGGTCCGCTCGCGCATCCCGTCGAGTTCGGCGATAGAGACGTGGTCGCCCTCGTAGGTGAGGTCCGCATAAATCTCGTCGGAGAGGACGTCGACGTCGTGCTCGCGGCAGAACTGCGCGACTTCGGCGAGTTCCTCGCGATTCATGGTCGCGCCGGTGGGGTTGTTCGGATAACAGTAGACCAGCAGGTCGGCGTCCTCGGCGCCCGCTTCGGAGAGCACCTCGGGGGTGAGTTTGAACTCGTCTTCGACGCGGGTCGGGACGTCGAGCACCTCGCCGCCGGCGAAGGTGACGCCCGGCGAATAGGAGACGTAGCAGGGCTGGGCGACTGCGACGGTGTCGCCAGGGTTGACGAGCGCACGGAAGGCGACGTCGAGGGCCTCGCTGGCGCCCGCAGTGACGAGGATTTCCTCGTCGGGGTCGTAGTCGAGGTTCCAGCGCTTGGCGTCCTTGGCGATTTCCTCGCGGAGTTCGCGCATGCCGCGGTTGGCGGTGTAGGATGTCTGGCCGCGTTCCAGCGAGGTGATGGCGGCCTCGCGGGCGGCCCACGGCGCCGAGAAGTCGGGTTCGCCGACGCCGAGCGAGATGACGTCGTCCATCTCCTCGGCCAACTCGAAGAACCGGCGGATACCGGAGGGCGGTACCTCCGCGACGCGGTCGGAGGGCTCGAACGTCATGGCGTGACCGACAGGCGGTCGTCATCCCCGCCGTCGTCGAAGCGATAGCCGCCCTGCTTGTAGGTCTCCATGATGTAGTGGGTGACCGTCTGGGTAATCTCGGGGAGGGGCGCGACCTTGTCGCTGATAAAGCGGGAGACCTCCCGCATCGAATCGCCCTCGACTTCGAGCGCGAAGTCGTAATCGCCCGAAACGAGACGGAGCCCCTGTACCTCGGGGAAGCCGGCGAGTCGCTTGGCCACGTCCCGGTAGGTCGTTTCCCGGTCGAGCGTGACGTTACACTCGACGTGGGCCTGCACGCGGTCGTCGCCGACGGCGTCCCAGTCGACGATGGCGGTGTATCCCTGGATGACTCCCTCGGCTTCCAGTTCCGCGATCCCCTCCTCGACCGTCTCGGCCGACAGGCCCGTCAGTCGGGCGAGGTCGGCCGTCGAGTAGCGGGCGTTCTCGGAAAGCAACTCGAGGAGTTCGTCGGCGTGGTCCATATCGGATAGGACAGTAGCGCGGACTAAAGCGTTGCGAGGCACCGTCAGTTCCTGTCACACGACCCACTATCCGACTACCTAGTATAATGGTCGTTCATGTTCTTCGGCATATAAGGTCATCCCTTGATATATTATCTCTCGATACTATTATAATCCCTTGGTGGGTTGTAGTGGGTATGAAGCAGCACGCGCTTCGAACGGCGATGACTCTGTACCAGGGCGGCACACTCGAACTGGACGACGCGGCCCGTCAGGCCGGCGTCTCGCCCGACCGCCTTCGCCGTGCCGTCGACCGCCTCGGCGTCGCCGTCACCCCCGCGACGACCGAGACCGAGCGCACGCCCATCCACGCCGACTAAGCCGTCGGCGTTCCCACGTCAGCCACGGCGCTGAACGAGCTTTTCTCACCCCCAGTTCTTCCGACAGTCAGCAACCGCTTCGGGGACCGCAAGGTGCTTGGTGAACCGGCGAAGATCCTTCACCGTGCCGCGTGACGCGCCGCTGGTCGTCGGGTTGGTCTCCGGGTCCCACGTCGTCAACCACGCCTACCTCCTGCTTTTCGCGCCCGCCTTCTCGCTTCTGAGCGCCGACTTCGGCGTCTCGCTGGCCCAGTTGGGTCTCGCGGTCGGCCTGATCAACGCCGTCGTCACCGTCGGCCAACTTCCGCTGGGCTACATCTCGGACAGCTACAGCCACGCCGCGGTGCTCGTCGGTTCGCTGGCCGTCGGCACCCTCGGCTGTGGACTGGCCGCGCTCGCGCCCTCCTACGAGTGGCTGCTGGCTGCCGCCGCCGTCATGGGACTGGGCGTGGCCGGCCACCACCCGGCCCACTACCCGCTCATCTCAGCGGCCGCGCCGGATGCCTACCGTTCGCGGGCCTACAGTGCCCACGGCTTCGCCGGCGCCCTCGGCCTTGCGCTGCCCTTCGCCGTCGTCCCCGCCGCCGTCGCGCTCGGCTTCGGCTGGCAGGCCGCCTTCGGCGCCATCGCCGCCCTCGGGGCAGTCTACACCGTCATCACCGTCCTCGTCGTCCGCCGTCTCCCCCATAGCATCACCCGCGCCGGCGCCGAGGCCCGCGACGGGGAGGAAAGCGTCGTCGACGCCCTCCGAACCGTCGAGACCACCGCCGACCGACTCCGGCTTCTCGGCGCGCGGGCAGCCGCCTACTTCCGGACCATCGCCGGCGCGCCGCTCATCCTCCTGCTGACCGCGCTGTGGTTCGTCAACAGCGCGGCCATCTGGGGCGTCCGCGCCTACGCCGCGACGCTGCTCGATGTCGGTTACGGTCTCGATTCGGGGACCGCCAGCCTCGTCGCCAGCGCGATGCTGGTCGTCGGGGCGGTCATCCTGCTGGGCGGTGGCTACGTCGCCGACCGAATCGGGCCGACGCCGATGCTCTTCGTCGGCTACGGGTCGCTGGTCGTCTTCGCGGCCGCGCTCTCGACGGCCCTGCTGCCCGCGCTCGCGGCCGTCGGCGTCGTCCTGCTCCTTGCGGCTACCGTCGACATCTCGCGGCCGGCGCGGGCGACGCTCACCGACCTGGCCTCCGAGCGCCGCGACGTGGGCAAGAACTTCGCGCTGATGACCATCGGCATCTCCGCGGGCGGGGCTGTCGCCCCGCCGGCCTTCGGCTATGCTATCGAGGTCGCTGGCGTCTACGCCGCATTCACCGGGGTTGCCGCGACCGCCGGCATCGCGCTCCTGTTGTCGGTGTCGGTCGCGCGTGCGGCCTGACGGCACCCCGGAGGCGACCGGAGCCTCACCACCCGGCCTGTCCGTAGATGAGGTTGCGCTGAATCTCGTTGGCGCCCTCGTAGATGACGGGGACCCGGACGTCACGGTAGATGCGGGAGATGCGGTTCTCGGTGAGGACCGACCGGCCGCCGTGGAGTTGCATCCCGCGTTCGGCGCAGTCGTTGGCGGTTTCGGTGGACTTGACCTTCGCCATCGCCGCCCAGAAGCCGGCGTTGTCCTTTTCGGCGACCTTGTCGGCGGCCCGCCAGTTGAGCGCGCGAGCAGCCTGGAACTCGGTCATCATGTCCGCGAGGATGTGCTGGACCTTCTGGAACTCGGTGATGGTCCGGTCGAAGGCTTTCCGGCCGTGGGCGAACTCGGAAGCCTCCTCGATGGCCGCCGCCGCGAGGCCGAGGCCGTGGCCGCCGACGACGACTCGGCCGTAGTTGAAGAACTCCGCGAGCATGTAGAAGCCTGCACCCTCGGTTCCGATGATGTTTTCCTCGGGTACCCGCGCGTCGTTCAGTTCGATGCGGGCCTGCTTGGAGGCGCGGAAGCCCATCTTCTCGGGGATGTGTTCAGCGTCGTAGCCGTCGGTGTCCGTCGGGACGATGAAAAGCGAGTAGTTGCCGTAGCGGTCGTCGGGGTCATCGCCCGTCTTCACGTACATCGTCACCCAGTCGGCCTCGACGCCGTTGCCGACCCAGTACTTCTCGCCGTTCAGGACGTACTCGTCGCCGTCCTTTTCGGCGGCCGTCTCCATGCCCGCAAGGTCCGACCCCGTCTCCGGTTCGGAGACCGCCAACCCCGAGATCTGGTCGTTTTCGGCGACCGGCCGGAGATAGTCCTCCTTCTGTTCCTCGGTGCCGTACTCCTCGGTGATTTTCGACCCGAAACTCGCCAACTGCATCGTCAGCGCGATGCCCGCGTCCGCCCGATACAGTTCCTCGGTCATCGCGAGGAGTTGGTGGAGGTCGAGGCCTCGACCGCCGTACTCCTCGGAGATGTCCTGTGCGACGAGACCCGCGTCCATTCCCGCCTCCAGTACCTCCCAGGGATACTCGCCGGCCTCGTAACACTCCGCGGCGTTCGGTTCGATGTGTTCCTCGGCGAACGCCCGCGCTTCGGCCTTGATATCGTGGGCGTGCTCCGGAACGATGGTTTCGTCTAGCAGGTCCATACCGGACGAAAGTAGGGGCGCGAAACGGATATACCGCGGGATGCCAGCAAGCAACAGGCTGCCACCTTTTTATTACCGGCCGTCCACGTTCGAGCGTGAAACGCCGCCTCGGCTATCTCTCGCTCCTCGCCGCCGTTCTCTGTGCGGCCGCCGCCAGCGCCGTCAGCCGGACGCCGGTCGGCGTCCCGGACTGGGAACTCGGCGGTGTCGCTATCGCGCCGCTGGTCGTCCAGGCGCTACTCGTCGGGGCCGTGGTCCTCGCGACCATGGGCGCCTACGCCATCCTCCTGCGGTTCCTCGTCGACCACACCGAGAGCAAGCGCCGGAAACACGACGCCCGCAACCTGCTGCGCTTCGTCTTCATCATCCTCGCCATCGTCGGCATCTTCGCCGTCCTCACGAACCAGTACGTCGGCCTCCTGTTCTCGCTCGGTATCGTCGGCTTCGCCGTCACCTTCGCGCTCCAGCAGCCACTCTTCTCGCTTATCGGCTGGATGTACATCATGGTCAAAAAGCCCTACAGCGTCGGCGACCGGGTCGCCATCGAGGGCTCGAAGGGCGACGTCGTCGAAGTCGATTTCCTCGTGACGACGCTGTGGGAGATAAACGGCGAGTTGGTCTCCTCCAATCAGCCCTCCGGGCGGGTCATCACCCTCCCGAACAGCGTCGTCCTCTCCTCGCACGTCTTCAACTACTCCTACCGGGAGTTCCCCTACGTCTGGAACGAACTCTCGGTTCAGGTGGCCTACGAGACGGACCTCGAATTCGCCCGCGAGTTGATGGTCGAGGAAGCCGACGACTACCTCGGCGACGAGATGGAGGAGGCCATCGACCGGTACCGCAAGCGCCTCGCCGAAACACCGGTCGAACTGGAGGTCGGCGACCGGCCGACGGTCAACATCCAGCAGGAACAGTCGTGGGTCGAACTGCGACTCCGCTATCTCGTCCATCCCCGCCAGGGCACGCGAGTTCGCAACGCCCTCTACGAGCGCATCCTCGACCGGATGAACGACCACCCCGACCGCGTCGCGTTCCCGGTGAGCCGGAGCCGGTAAGCCCCCGCCCTGACCCGAGTTCTTTTGCGCCGGCGACGTAACCCACGCCCATGACCGTGCCCGACGACGTCGAAACGTTCGCAGCGGCGGTCGGCCCCGACCCCGACGACGTGCTCCGCGAGATGGACGACCGCGCCGAGGAGACCGGCTTTCCGACCGTCGGCCCCGCCGTCGGCGGCTGGCTCCAGCAGTTGGCCGGCCTCGTCGACGCCGACCGCGTCTTCGAGTTCGGCTCGGGCTTCGGCTATTCGGCCTACTGGTTCGCCCGCAGCCTCCCAGAAGATGGTGAAATCGTGCTGACGGAAATCGACGCCGACGAACTCGACGACGCCCGCGAGAATCTCGCTCGCGGCGGTTACGCTGAGATGTCTCGCTTCGAATTGGGCGATGCCATCGACATCGTCACCGACTACGATGGCCCCTTCGACGTCGTCCTCATCGACAACGAGAAGGACCGCTACGTCGAGGCCTTCGAGGCGGTCCGTGAGAAGGTCCCCGTCGGCGGGGTCGTCGTCGCCGACAACATGACCGCCGGCCCCTTCGACTTCGAGGAGATTCACCGGGTCGTCATGGAGGGCGGCGAGACGGACAACGAGATGGCACGCGGCGTCGCCGACTACCTCGGCCACGTCCGCAGCGCCGACGACTTCGAGACGACGCTGTTGCCGCTCGGTGAGGGCCTCGCAGTGACCCGTCGGCTGGCGTAAACGGTGGGCCCGTTCCTGTCATCAGTGTCATGGAAAGCCATGGCAAAACCCAAGTCAGGACCATCCGTAGGTGTGGTCCCATGCCGGGAGGCACTGACCAGACACTTCGACCGTTCCTGTGGCGTGCGGCGAATCTCTACCCCGATACGGAGATCGTCTCACGGACCCACGAAGGCATCGAGCGATACACTTACGAGGACTACGACGAGCGAACGGCGCAACTCGCCAACGCACTCGACGAATACGGCATCGAGGAGGGCGACCGAGTCGCGACGTTCTGCTGGAACCACCATCGGCACTTCGAGACCTACTTCGCGGTACCGACCATCGGCGCACAACTCCACACCATCAACCCCCTGCTGCCCGACGAACACATCCAGTATATCGTCGACAACGCCGACGACGAACTGATTTTCGTCGACGAGTCGCTGGCGCCGAAACTGGCACAGGCGGCCGCCGACGCCCCCGAATTCGAGGGCGTCGACTTCGTGGTAATGTCGTCCAGTGGGACCGACGCACTCGATGCGACGCCCTACGAGGAGTTCGTCGACGGCCACTCGACCGACTACGACTGGCCCCAACTCGACGAGAAACAGCCCGCCGGGATGTGTTATACCTCCGGGACCACGGGCAACCCGAAGGGCGTCGAGTACACCCACCAGATGCTGTGGAGCCACACGATGGCGACCCTGACGCCACAGGGGATTCCCATGGCCGACGACGACGTCGTCATGCCCGTCGTGCCGATGTTCCACGTCAACGCCTGGGGCATGCCCTTTACCGCGACCGCCGCGGGGTCGAAGCACGTCTATCCCGGCCCCTCGCCGGAA of the Natronomonas halophila genome contains:
- a CDS encoding pyridoxal phosphate-dependent aminotransferase, translated to MTFEPSDRVAEVPPSGIRRFFELAEEMDDVISLGVGEPDFSAPWAAREAAITSLERGQTSYTANRGMRELREEIAKDAKRWNLDYDPDEEILVTAGASEALDVAFRALVNPGDTVAVAQPCYVSYSPGVTFAGGEVLDVPTRVEDEFKLTPEVLSEAGAEDADLLVYCYPNNPTGATMNREELAEVAQFCREHDVDVLSDEIYADLTYEGDHVSIAELDGMRERTVVFNGFSKAYAMTGLRLGYAMGPSEVITAMNRVHQYTMLSAPTTAQYAAIEALQNCREEVEEMRAQYDRRRNFVLSRFEEMGIDCFEATGAFYVFPECPGDDAEQFAEDLLEAEQVAMVPGTAFGAGAEGHLRASYATGLSELKEAMNRLERFID
- a CDS encoding Lrp/AsnC family transcriptional regulator: MDHADELLELLSENARYSTADLARLTGLSAETVEEGIAELEAEGVIQGYTAIVDWDAVGDDRVQAHVECNVTLDRETTYRDVAKRLAGFPEVQGLRLVSGDYDFALEVEGDSMREVSRFISDKVAPLPEITQTVTHYIMETYKQGGYRFDDGGDDDRLSVTP
- a CDS encoding MFS transporter is translated as MPRDAPLVVGLVSGSHVVNHAYLLLFAPAFSLLSADFGVSLAQLGLAVGLINAVVTVGQLPLGYISDSYSHAAVLVGSLAVGTLGCGLAALAPSYEWLLAAAAVMGLGVAGHHPAHYPLISAAAPDAYRSRAYSAHGFAGALGLALPFAVVPAAVALGFGWQAAFGAIAALGAVYTVITVLVVRRLPHSITRAGAEARDGEESVVDALRTVETTADRLRLLGARAAAYFRTIAGAPLILLLTALWFVNSAAIWGVRAYAATLLDVGYGLDSGTASLVASAMLVVGAVILLGGGYVADRIGPTPMLFVGYGSLVVFAAALSTALLPALAAVGVVLLLAATVDISRPARATLTDLASERRDVGKNFALMTIGISAGGAVAPPAFGYAIEVAGVYAAFTGVAATAGIALLLSVSVARAA
- a CDS encoding acyl-CoA dehydrogenase family protein translates to MDLLDETIVPEHAHDIKAEARAFAEEHIEPNAAECYEAGEYPWEVLEAGMDAGLVAQDISEEYGGRGLDLHQLLAMTEELYRADAGIALTMQLASFGSKITEEYGTEEQKEDYLRPVAENDQISGLAVSEPETGSDLAGMETAAEKDGDEYVLNGEKYWVGNGVEADWVTMYVKTGDDPDDRYGNYSLFIVPTDTDGYDAEHIPEKMGFRASKQARIELNDARVPEENIIGTEGAGFYMLAEFFNYGRVVVGGHGLGLAAAAIEEASEFAHGRKAFDRTITEFQKVQHILADMMTEFQAARALNWRAADKVAEKDNAGFWAAMAKVKSTETANDCAERGMQLHGGRSVLTENRISRIYRDVRVPVIYEGANEIQRNLIYGQAGW
- a CDS encoding mechanosensitive ion channel family protein is translated as MKRRLGYLSLLAAVLCAAAASAVSRTPVGVPDWELGGVAIAPLVVQALLVGAVVLATMGAYAILLRFLVDHTESKRRKHDARNLLRFVFIILAIVGIFAVLTNQYVGLLFSLGIVGFAVTFALQQPLFSLIGWMYIMVKKPYSVGDRVAIEGSKGDVVEVDFLVTTLWEINGELVSSNQPSGRVITLPNSVVLSSHVFNYSYREFPYVWNELSVQVAYETDLEFARELMVEEADDYLGDEMEEAIDRYRKRLAETPVELEVGDRPTVNIQQEQSWVELRLRYLVHPRQGTRVRNALYERILDRMNDHPDRVAFPVSRSR
- a CDS encoding O-methyltransferase, with translation MTVPDDVETFAAAVGPDPDDVLREMDDRAEETGFPTVGPAVGGWLQQLAGLVDADRVFEFGSGFGYSAYWFARSLPEDGEIVLTEIDADELDDARENLARGGYAEMSRFELGDAIDIVTDYDGPFDVVLIDNEKDRYVEAFEAVREKVPVGGVVVADNMTAGPFDFEEIHRVVMEGGETDNEMARGVADYLGHVRSADDFETTLLPLGEGLAVTRRLA